GCTGGCGGCGTGTGCTCAACCCGCGACGCCTGCCCCCACCCAGCCTGCCGCGCCTACCCAGGCCGCGGAGCCTGCGAAGAAGCCCTTCCGGGTGGGCCTGGTGACCGATGTGGGCAAGATCGACGACAAGTCCTTCAACCAGGGCACCTGGGAGGGTGTGCAGAAGGCGGTCAAGGAGCTGGGCGTGGAGGCCAAATACATCGAGACCCAGGATCCCAACGATTACATGAAGAACATCGCCCAGTTCGCGGACGCCGGCTATGACGTCATCGTCACCGTGGGCTTCGCCCTCGGGGAGGCCACCCGCGAGGCGGCTCAGAAGTATCCCAACGTTAAGTTCATCGGCGTCGATCAGTTCCAGGAGAGCACCATCCCCAACGTCGCTGGGCTGATCTTTGAGGAGGACAAGGCGGGCTTCATGGCCGGCGCCCTGGCTGCCCTGATGAGCAAGACCGGCAAGATCGGCGCCGTCCTGGGCACCGACGCCGTCCCGCCGGTGTGGCGATTCGGCGAGGGCTACCGCGCCGGCGCCAAATACGTCCGCCCCGACGTCGAGGTCCTGGTGGTCTACCACAACGACGTGGGGCTGGATAAGACCTTCACCGACCCCGAGTGGGGCAAGTCCACCGCCCTCTCCCTGGTGGACAAGGGCGTGGATGTGATCTTCGGGGCGGGCGGCAAGACGGGCAACGGGGCCCTCATCGCCTGCGCGGAGACCAAGAAGTGCCTGGCCATCGGCGTGGACGTTGATCAGTATTACACGGTGCCGGAGGCCCGCAGCGTCCTGCTCACCAGCGCCATGAAGGACCTCACCGAGGGGACCTTCAACCTGATCAAGGCCGCCTATGAGGGGAAGTGGCAGGGCGGCAACGTGATCGGCCCAGTGCGCCTGGCGCCCTTCCACGACCTGGAGAGCCAGGTCCCCCAGGAGGTCCGCCAGAAGCTGGCGGAGATCGAGAAGGGGCTGCAGGACGGCACGATCAAGACCAACGTGCCGCCGGCCAAGCCGCAATAAGCCGTCGCCGTTCATCGGTATTCCGGCCCAGGGCACCGATCGGGGCAGGAGAACCCTGCCCCGATCTTGTTTCGCCCCTCTCTCTATGGAAGCGGAAAATCGCTATAATCCCTCTCTGGGGGCGGTTGGCCTCTGGTGAGGCCCCCGGTCTTCAAAACCGGTGTCGGGCCGCGGCGCGGCCCGGGGTGGGTTCGATTCCCATCCGCTCCCGTGGCCGGTGTGCTCAAAGGCCGTTCGGAGCGTGCTTTCCCCGGCGGGCCTGCAAAGGCGCCCACCGAGGCGGTTCATCCTCACGCGGAGGCAGGAGACGATGCGCGCGGTTCGGATCCATCAGTTCGGCGGCCCCGAAGTCCTTCAGGTGGATGAGATCCCTATCCCCACCCCCGGCCCCGGCCAGGTCCTGGTCCGCCTCCGAGCCATCGGGGTGAACTTCATCGACACTTATCATCGGACCGGCCTTTACCGGATCTCGCTCCCCTTCATCCCCGGGCAGGAGGGGGCGGGCGAGGTGGTCGCCGTCGGCCCTGGGGTGACGGAGTTCCGGGAAGGAGATCGGGTGGCATATGCCGGGGTCTCCGGCTCCTACGCGGAATACAATGTGGTGCCCGCGGATCGTCTGGTGAAGCTACCCCCCGCCATCGATTTCCCGCAAGCGGCGGCGGTCCTCCTCCAGGGCATCACTGCGCAGTATCTCAGCGTCAGCACGTATCCCCTGAAGCCCGGCGAGACCTGTCTCATCCACGCGGCCGCTGGGGGCGTCGGGACGCTGCTGGTGCAGATGGCGAAGCGCCGGGGCGCCCGGGTGATCGCCACGGTCTCCTCCCCTGCCAAGGCCGAGGTCGTCCGCGACCTGGGGGCGGACGCGGTGATCCTCTACACCGAGCAGGACTTTGAAGCGGAGGTCAAGCGCCTCACCGACGGCCGCGGCGTCGATGTGGTCTACGACTCCGTGGGGAAGGACACCTTCGAGAAGAGCCTGAACTGCCTGCGTCCCCGCGGCTACATGGTGCTCTTCGGTCAATCCAGCGGGCCGGTTCCTCCCATCGATCCTCAGATCCTGAACCAGAAAGGCTCCCTGTTCCTCACCCGCCCCTCGATGTGGCACTACCTGCTGACCCGCGAGGAGCTGCTCTGGCGGGCCGGGGAGGTGCTCCATCTGGTGGCCACCGGCCAACTGAAGGTCTTCATCGACTCCACCTTCCCGCTGGAGCAGGCGGCGGAGGCCCACCGCCGCTTGGCCTCCCGCCAGACGGTGGGGAAGATCCTGCTGATCCCATAATCTGAATCCCCGTCCCCGGAGGCCTATTCGTTGATGTTCACCTTCCTGGACCCCTCCGGCCTGCGGTGGACCGCGGGGATCGCCCTCGAGGCGGTCGACGGTCAGACCTGGCCGTCGACCGCCTGGCGTCTGGTGGAGGAACAGCGCTTCCCCTTCTCCGATCTCCACGGATCCGGCGAGGAGCTCCGACAGGTCTTCCAGGCGCCCGGTTGGGAGGCGATCCGTCTCTTGCGCCGCTACAGGGCGGCGACGGCTGTCCGACTGCTCCTGCGCCGGCGCGCGGCTTCCTCCATCGCCCTGCGCCGGGCGGCGGTGCTGACCGGGCCGGTGGCGGCTCCTCTGCCGCTTTCCCGCTGGCGATTCTACCGGAATGGGTTTCACTCATGGAGCTTCGCCGGAACCACCCCGGTGGAAGGCCGGGACGCCGGGACCCTTTTCGGGCCCCTGGGCGCCCCTATGACCTTCGATGTGGCGACCCCTCCCGGACCCCCGGGTGTGCGACGCAGCGATCTGGTCGCCGCCCTGATCGTGGGGGAGCGGGCGCTGATCGTCGGCCAGATCACCACGGCGGATCAGTTCGTCAAGATCGAGCTGGACACGCGCGGGATGCCCCAGCTGCACGTGTATGCGGAGCTGGATGGGATCTCTGTCGCCCCGGAGGAGGAGATCCCCTCCGAGTGGGTCTGGGTAGAGATCCGTGAGGTATCCGATCCCGATCCGTTCGGGGACTATGCGGAGGCGGTCGCCCGAGCGATGCAGCCCCGGATCCCGCCGCACGCTCCTTCCGGCTGGTGCTCCTGGTATTTCTACTACACGCGCGTGCGCGATGCCGATATCCGTTCGAACCTGCAGGCGCTGGCGGCATGGCGGGAAGTCCTCCCTGTGGAGCTGATCCAGATCGACGATGGCTTCCAGACGGCGGTGGGGGAATGGACCCGGTTCAGTCCTCGTTTCCCCGAGGGGGTGGCCCCGCTGGCCCAGGAGATCCGGGAGGCAGGCTTCACGCCGGGCCTGTGGCTCGCGCCCTTCCTGGCATGGCCAGAGGCGGGGGTCGTCCGGATGCATCCCGACTGGCTGTTGCGGGATGCGCGGGGCCGTCCGGTCTCCGCCGGCTTCAACTGGTATCGCTGGCTCCGGGCCCTGGATCCCACTCATCCCGGCGTGGAGGAATGGCTTCGGGATCTGATCCGCACGGTGGTCCATCGCTGGGGCTTCCCTTACCTGAAGCTCGATTTCCTTTATGCGGCAGCGCTCCCCGGTCGCCGTTATGATCCGAAGGCCACCCGGGCGCAGGCCCTCCGCCGGGGGCTCCGGGCCATCCGCGAGGCGGCCGGGGAGTCCGCTTTCTTGCTCGGATGTGGCTGTCCCTTAGGCCCCGCCATCGGCCTGGTGGACGGCATGCGAATCGGCCCGGATGTGGCGCCCCACTGGGAGCCCCGCATGTTCGGCCTGCGCCGTCCCTTTCGGGCCGAGCGCAGCCTTCCGGCGGCGCGGAACGCCATCCGGAACACCCTCACCCGCTCCTGGATGCATCGCCGATGGTGGTGGAACGATCCCGACTGTCTGCTGCTGCGCGTCCATGCCACCTCCCTCACGGAGGATGAGGTCCGCCTGATGCTCACCGCCGTTGCCTTGAGCGGGGGGATGGTCCTGGTCAGCGACCCGGTGGCGGAGCTTCCGGAGGAGCGGCGAGCGCTCTGGGCGGCGTTGCTTCCCCCCACGGGGGAGCGGCCCGAGGTGCGGGATCTTTTCGAACGGGAGTTCCCCCGGGTGATGCGCCGGGCGGGAACCCTTTGCGGCGCTCCGGCGGTGTGGGTGGGTCTCCTGAATCCGGAGGATCGGCCCTGGCGGGCGGCGCTGCCTTTGAGCGACCTCGGCCTGCCGGAGTCGGCCTGGGGCTTTGAGCGCTGGTCCGGCCGGGCCCAGCGGCTGAGGGGGAACCTCCCGGTGGACCTGCCGCCGCATGGAGCGGCCCTCTGGCTTCTGCGGCCGATCCGACCCGGTCCGCAGTGGGTGGGCTCCACCCTTCGAATCCCGCCGGGTGCGGAGGTCGTGGAGGGGGAGGAGGAAGCCTCCTGGGGGCGCTGGGTGCTCCGCCGGGAAGCCCGCGCGCGAGGGTTCGTCTGGCTGGGGATCCCGGATGAGGGGGATGTGCCGGAGATCCGATGGAACGGGAGGCCGTGTCCAACCGAGCGGGCCGGGGAGGGCCTCTGGCGGGTCGAGCTGGCCTTTCAGGGAATCGGGGTGCTGGAGGCCTGTTGGACTTCGCCCTGATCAACGGTTTGCCAGACCACTTTCGAAACCCTGCGCAATGGAGGCGGTTCATGGAGCGGACGCTGGTGCTCATCAAGCCGGATGGGGTGCAGCGGGGGTTGATCGGGGAGATCATCTCCCGTCTGGAACGCCGCGGATTGAAGATCGTGGCGCTGAAGATGATGCGGATCACCCCTGAGCTGGCCGCGCGGCATTACGCGGTCCATCAGGGCAAGCCGTTCTATGAGGGGCTGATCCGTTACATCACCTCGGGGCCGGTGGTGGCGATGGTGGTGGAGGGGCCCCAGGCCATCGAGGTGGTGCGCAAGACGATGGGGGCCACCGACCCGGCGAAGGCGGAGCCGGGGACCATCCGGGCGGACTTCGGCCTCACCATCGGGCGCAATCTGGTCCACGGCTCCGACGGGCCGGAGACCGCCGCCTTTGAGATCGGGCTGTTCTTCCGCGAGGACGAGATCCTCTCCTATGAGCGGGCCATCGACCCCTGGGTCCTGGAGCGCTGATTCAACCGAGGGCCTGCAGGGCCTGCGTCAGCGTCTCCGGATCCTCCACCCGGAGGGTGCGCACATGCGGGGCGATGCGGCGGATCAGGCCGCTCAGCACATCCCGGGGGCCGAACTCGATGAAGATCTCCGCCCCTTGCTCCACCATATAGCGCACGCTCTCCGTCCAGCGGACGGGGGCGATGAGCTGGCGGGCCAGCTCCGCCCGCAGGGCGTCGGGATGGCCATCGAGGGGGCGGGCCTCCACGTTCCCGATCACCGGGACGCGGGGCGGCGAGAAGGGGATGGTCTCCAGCACCGACCGGAAGGGTTCCACGGCGGGGGCCATCAGGGGGGAGTGCGCCGCGATGCTGACGGCCAGGGGGATCACCCGACGGGCGCCCCGGGCCCGGGCGAGCTCGCCGGCCCGGGCGATGGCCCGCTGGCCCCCGGAGATCACCAGCTGCCCCGGGCAGTTGTCGTTGGCGACCACCACAGCCTCGCCGGTCTCGCGGTGGGCTTCCGCGCAGATCTCCTCCAGGGCCGCCCGTTCCAGGCCCAGCACCGCCGCCATCGCCCCCGGTTGCTGCTCGCCGGCCCATTTCATCCATCGTCCGCGCTCCTGCACCAGCCGCAAGGCGTCGGGGAACGCGAGGGCCCCGGCGGCCACCAGCGCCGAGAACTCCCCCAGGCTGTGGCCGGCCACCCAATCGGGGGGGAGCCCGCCCCGGGTTCGCCATGTCTCGTAAGCGGCGATGGAGACGGTGAGCAGCGCCGGCTGGGTGTAGAACGTGTCGTTTAGCTGCTCCTCCGGCCCCTCGAAGCAGAGCCGGGAGAGGGCGTATCCCAGCCGGCGATCGGCTTCCTCGAAGATCGCCCGGGCTTCGGGATAGCGCTCATACAGCGCCCGGCCCATCCCGACATACTGGGAGCCCTGGCCGGGGAAGACGAAGGCGAGCCGCGGAGGCATCCTCCATCCCTCCTCGCTTAGGAGTTCCCGCTCCTCGGGTTGGGGGTGAAGGTCTGAACGATGCGGTCGATGAGCTCCAGGAAGAAGCGTTGTCGGAAGCCGGCGATGAAGGCGATCAGATACATGAAAAGCGGATTGGCCGGCGCGGGGGTCCCCTGGATGGTGAAGAACCCCACGGTGATGATCATGAAGATGATCATCCCGATCATACTCCCCAGGATCGGCTGGACGAGATACCACATCACATACTGGCGATCGAAGTCCCGCCGGATGGCCACGTGCCAGTAAAGGCTGTAGAAGATCCCGCAGACCCCGCCCAGGCCGCCCCACATGATCGGCTCCCAGATCCCCTCATAGCCGGGAGGGACCACCCAGGCGCTGTAGCCCCGCCCGGCCGTGAGCGCATAGAGATACGCCCCCAGCCAGGCCAGCCCCCAGAGGAACACGAAGAGCCCGTAGGTGTATGACCAGCGCCAGAGCCGGCGGGCGATGGCGTATCGGGTCAGGGCGAGGCTGTAATAGTATTCTGCCTCATCGTAGCCGTCGGGCTTCAGGAGCGCCTCGCGGGCCTGTTTCAGCCAGCTGAGCGCTTGCTCCGCGGCGCCCGGGTCCGGGATCGCCCCGCCGGCGATGCGCCGGTAGAGCTCATCGATCCGTCCATGGAGCTGGCGAAGTTGGGCTTCGTCCACGGAACGAGGGCGGGGAGCGGAGAGCCGCTCAGGGGAGGGTGTGGGCACAGGTCCCATCGATGCCTCTCCTTCTTCAGAGGTCTCCATAGATGTCTCGAAAGCAGGCGCGATGGGGCCTACGGCCTCGGGCTCCAGCAGGCCCGGGATGCGCAGCGCCCGCATCGGCCCCTCCGGGTCGATCTGAATCCCCTCCGAAGCCGGAGGAGGGGCCTCCCAGCGCCAGGAGGGGGGAGCGGCCTCGGGAAGCGGCGAGGCCCTCACGGCCGCCGCCCGCGCTGCTTCCATCGCCAGGAAACGGAAGCCGTCTCCGTCTCGATCCCCTGCGGGGGTTGGGGAGGGAAGGCTTTCCTGGGGATCCCGCTCCCCGGACCCGGAGGCCCCGGCTTCCACGTCCGAGGCCGGCGGCGCTTCCGAGACCGGAGGGGCTGCGGAAGGTTCGGCGGGAGACTGCTGGACCGGCATCTCCGGCGGTGGGGATGACTCCACCGGCTCCACCCACTCAGCGAGGCCGGCGAACAGCGCCCGTCCTTTTCCGCGTAAAGAGATCTCCGGTCGCCCTCGTTTCCCCATCGCTTCCCTCGCTCCGGATCCGGAGGCAAGGATCCGTTCACCAGAACCCTTCTTCCTGCGGCCCGATGGGTTCCAGGTATTCCATCTCGACGACGTGGCGGGACCAGAGGTGCTCCCCCTCCCAGGCCTCCGCGATGACCGAATAGCGTCCGGGTGGCAGCTGCCGGAGGAGGGCGCTCGCTGTGTCCAGGGCCTCCCGCTGGTCCAGCGGGGCTTCGAAGAGCTCCATCACCTCGAACACCCGACGGACCTCGTGGGGCGCCAGGGTCACGGTCATCTCCCCCAGGGGGAAGGCCATCGGTCCCTCCAGGCGGAGGGAGACCCGCAGGGAAAGCGGCCGGTCCAGGTCCGAGATCACCCAGACCTCCCGCAGGGGCGGCTGGCCTACCCCCGCTCGCTCCACATACGGGACGATGGAGACCAGGACCGGGCTGGAGGCCTGCTGCAGGGCGAAATAGCCTTGCTTAGGGACGCGTTCCACATCCAGCACGGCCCAGGTGATCCCTTCCCACGGCTCGACGAACATAAAGTGAAAGTAGCCGGTGATCTGTCCTTTGGCCCGCCGATACGTGTGGATCGCAAATTCGATGAGGCGGGCCTGATAGCGCTGGCTGTTCTCCACGAAGGCCTCCAGGCGCTCCCCCATCTCCACCCCTGCCACGCGGAAGGTCTGCTCCGGCTGGAAGTTGTGATACACCCACGTCTCCCATTTCGGCGGCCAGGCGTCGGGGCCGAGGACCCGTCGGAGGAGCTCCGCCCGGGGCAGTGCCTGCGCCCCGAACTCCGAGGGCAGCGGCGCGCCGGGCAACGCCTGGAAGTCCCGCATGTGGCCCCAATACCATCCGGGATACGCGTGCTCCCGGAAATCCGAGGCCTCTTTCACCGGTCGGGTGGGATCCGCGGCCCGGATGGCCGCCGCCACCAAGGGCGCCAGGGTATACCGGTTGTGGGTGGGCTCGTTGTGGGCGCACCACAAAAAGATCGAGGGATGCGCCCCGAAGTGTGTCACCATCGCCTGGGCCTGGCGGACGGCCTCCTGGGCGAACGCCTCATCGTCGGCATAGCCCCACTGCAGGGCGAAGTCCTGCCAGACCAGGATCCCCTCCCGATCGCAGGCCTCGTAGAAAGCGGGATGGGTGAGATGGGCGTGTACCCGCACAGCGTTGAGGTTCGCGGCTCGCAGCAGGTGGACATCGCGTGCAGCGTCCTCAGAGGTGTAGGCGGCCAGCCACTGGGTGGGGATGATGTTGGTGCCCCGCAGGAACACCCGGCGGTCGTTCAGGAGCAGCCACGCGCCCTCCTGTCCGAGGGTTCGGAAGCCGATGGGCGCTGTCACCCGTTGATCCCCCAGAGCGGCCTCCAGCCGGTAGAGATGGGGAAAGCCCCGCTCCCAGATTTCCCAGCGTGGGAGTTCCGGGAGATCCCAGATGAGGGAGATCGTCTGCCGTCCGGCCTCCAGGTCCAGCATCCGTGTGGTCGTGAAGGAGGAGCCCTCGAAGTTCTCCGGCTGGAGGGTGAAGGTGAGCTCCGCACGGCCAGCGGCGAGGGCGTCCAGGGTAAGCTGGATCCGGAGGCGCCAGCCCTGGGGGCGGCGGAAGGTTTGATGGGTGAGATGGAGCAGCGCCACCGGCCCGGTCTCGAAGATCGTGATTCCCCCCCACAGCCCACCGGTTCCCCGCTCCTGCCCCCGGGCGGTGGCCCCGCCGGGGCGGCAGTCGTGCTGGCCGAAGATCCCCTTGATTTGCCGCTTCAGGCGGGGCCACACGGTGCCGTAAGGCTCCTTCGGGGCCGCCACGCGGAGCCAGAGGGTGTGAGGCTCCCGGGGGAGCTCCAGGAGCCAGGGCTCGAAGTATCCCTCGTGGGCGCCGAGGAACTGTTCATCCGCCCACGCGCGGCCGAAGTAATCCGCATACAGGCGGGCCCAGCGACGGGGACCTGTCGCCGCCAGCAGCTCCAGTCGATACCAGCCCACCTCCGCCTCGATGCCCTCCAGGGTCCACTGATGGGGAAGGGAGATCTCCCGCCAGCCCTCAGAGGGCAGCTCGGAGGGGATTTCCGCGGGATGCGAAAGGAAGTGTGCTCGCATTGAGGAAGAAGGCCTCCGGCTCAGGATGTGCGTGGATTGTTACTCAGTATACCGGGAGCTGCTCAAGAGGAACAATCGGGGACTGCCGGTCGACCGACTGCGAGGCTCGTGGTATCCTGGGGCCGATCTCTGAGGACATCCGGCAAATGAGTCTGCGAGCGCGCATCGAGTTAATGACATTGCGACGGATAGGCGGATATGCCCGATGGCGGGAGCGGCTGGCTGTTCAGTCCGCCCTCTGGGGGATGGCCCTCGGCTGGTCGCGGTTCCTGGGGTTCTTTCAGACCCTCCTGCTGGCGCATTGGCTGGGCCCAGCCGATTTCGGGCGGTTCAGCGCCCTTCAGAGCTGGTTGCGCTTCGGCCATGAGAGCGGCGAGTCCGGCCTCTCGATGCTCATCATTCGGGATCTGAGCCGCGGCGATGCCCCCCGGGTGAGGACGTATGTGATCCTGCGGGGGCTCTGGATCGCGGGCCTGTGGGGGCTGGCCGGGCTGGCGGCGTGGGGGGCGGTGGCGCCCCCGGCGATCCAGCAGGAACTGCCGGCACTGACCCCGCTGCTGTTCCTGATGCTGATCATCCCGCTGCAGGGCGCCCGCTTGGCGGCGGTTGGTCGGCTGGACCGCGCGGCCGCGGTGGTGTTCCTCACCCGCACGGTGGGGCTCACCGGCATGACCTTGGCGGCGCGATGGGGATGGACGGCGTTGTGGCTCGGCTTCGCGGGGGCGATGGCCCTGGACAGCTTGGGACTCTGGATGGCCGCTCGGCGGGTGGGGCCGCCGCTCTGGCCGGCCGCCGGGAGACGGTGGATGCCTGAGGCGCTCAAAGAGGGGCTCCAGATGCTGGCCTTCGGGATCCTGGGATCCCTCTACGCGCGGGCGGACAGCCTGTTGCTCCTGAGCCTGCGGGGGTCTGTGGAGGCGGGCTTTTACAGCTTGGCGTATCGCTTTTATGAGGCTGGTCTGTTGCTCAGCAACGCCCTCGCCGTGGCGCTGCTCCCCCGGCTGGCCCGGGAGGAGACCCCGGCCCATCGGGCCCGTCGCCTCCTCGGCGCCTACCTGGCGCTTCCGCTGAGCATGGCGATCGGGATGGCCCTTCTGGCAGAGCCGCTGATCCGGCTTCCCTTCGGCCCCCGCTATCTTCCGGCCGTCCCGATGTTGCGGTGGCTAGGGCTGTCCTGGATCCCGGCCTTCCTTTCCGGCCTGGGATCAACGGTCTGGATCAGCGCAGGGCGCTCGGGAAGGCTTCTGGTCGTCTTCGCCCTGGGAGCCGCCGTGAACTTGAGCCTGAACCTGATCCTGATCCCCCGCTGGGGCGGGGTGGGGGCGGCCATCGCCATGCTCGCTTCCACCACGGCCATGGCCCTCGCCTTCCTCCCCACCCTGAGGCCTCGCTGAGCCGCTTATCGCACCGGACGTTCCGGGCCGCGGCCGCGGAAGGCATCGACGAAGGCCGCAGTGGCCTCCGGATCCCAGGACTCCAAACGCAGCATGCGGGTCCAGGCGGTCAGGATCACCGCCCGCCCGAGCCCGGGCCGGGGGACGACCACGATCCCATCCCAAGGGCCGTTGAACATGCGCGCCCACGCCCGGAGCGTCTGGAGCGCCTCCGGCCCTGGATCGTCGTAGTAGATCACCACGAGGCCATGTTCTAAGGAGTGGACCAGGCGCTCGGGAGGCTGTTCCGTGGTGTAGAAACCAGGGGGACCGATTCCGGGCTGTGGGGGCCGGAGGTCGGAGGATCCGTCCGGTAGGGAGCCCGCTCGCCGGGTGCAAGGTGCACTCGGCCTTCCTCCGGGAAGATCTCCACCCGGCTCAGCGCGGGCTGGCCGCGTCGCGCGGCCTCCTGAAAGGCCGCATATGTGCGGCTCTGCGCCCCGATCCACCACAGCAGGCTGCCGGCAAGGAGAAGAAGAAAGGCGATCCCCAGCCCGCGGAACAACCACGGGCGGGGCACTGCGCGCCCCGGCTTCCGGGTTTTCTTCTTAGCCATCTGGGATCCCCCTCCGAGGACGCGTCTTGTCTTCCCCATTCTATCCCCTAAGGAGGAAACGGCGGACCACATCAGGCTTTCCGGTTTTTTCGTCACGGGTCGATCCAGGGGCTTCCGCTTCGATCGGCTCCGGTGCGTGTATTAGGCGGCTGCTCACAGTGGCCTCACACGTCCCGGGGCCGGAGGCTACCCCACCCGGAAAACCGGAAAGCCCCAGGGGACATCGGAGAAGCGGAACGCCGGAGGTCTCGCCTCCGTAGCCCGAGACTCCCGCGCGGATCCCCTAATCAAGTTGTGCAAAAAATAAATCACACCGCATCAGGCGGTTATAAATTATAAACCAGTGTATGAAAACGGTAGGACCGTATCCGAATAAGGATGATGTGCGGTATAGTGAATGAGAGAAGAACCGCGGAAGGATCCCGGAGGGCATGATGCGGCGAAGGGGGCAGGGGTTGGTGGAGTTCGCCCTGGCGTTGCCCTTGTTGCTGTTTCTGGCGATGGCCATCGCGGATTTCGGGCGGATCCTGCTGATCTATGCGGAGCTGGGTGGGGGCGTGCGGGAGGCCCTGCGGTATGCCATCGTCCAGGCACCTACGAGCAGCATGACCAAAGCCCAGTGGAGCAGCTTTTGTTATGAGGCCCTGCTGGATCGCCTGAAGGCCACGCTGGTGCTGACCCCCAAGCAGGCGCTGGTCCCGCAGAGCACTTACTTTGTGTATTTCGAATCCTTCCGCTACGACACCGGACAATTCCAGCCGGCGGTGGAGTGCGCTTCGGTCGACAAGAAGTTCGTGCTGAAGCGGGAGGACCGGGTGGTGATCGATGCTCGGGTGACCGTCTCGCCGGTGACGCCGATGATCCAGGCCCTGCTGCCTCAGGTGACGATCCGGTATCGGGCCGGGCGGACCCTGTTCCCGCCGGACGGGGTGTATTTCGGCCCGAGCCAGCTGCCGAGCCCATAAATTAGGGAGGGAGGGGATCCATGGGGCAAGGACGCTCCGGTCAAACGCTGGTGCTGGTGGCGTTGATGCTGACGGCCCTGATCGGGCTGGCGGCCCTGGCCGTCGATGGCAACCAGGCTTATGCCCAGCGACGGCGGGCCCAGAACGCCGCGGACGCAGGGGCGCTGGCCGGGACGCGGGCGTTGTGGCTGGCCCAGCACGGCGCTGGCGATGAATCGGCGATCTTGCAGGCGATCCATCAGATCGTCGAGGCCCAGGGGATCCCGGACGCCGGCGGACAGCCGGGGGATGCGCAGAACCCAAACGTTCAGGCTTCCTACTACATCTCTGATACCGTGCAGATCCCGATCCCGGCTGGCGCGGTCCCTTCGAACGCCCGGGGGGTAGTGGTGGTAGTTCGGAATCCCTTCCGATCCTTCCTGGCGGCAGTGATCGGCCACGCCTGGCTGGAGGTGCGCGCTCAGGCCACTGCGATCTATTTCCCGGGCTGGAGCTCGGGCGAATACGCCCTGACCGCCCTGTGCAAGAATGAAAACACGAACGGGCCTTGTTATCAAAACGCCCTGAACCTGAGCGGGAGCGACATCTACATCAACGGGGGGATTCACTCGAATGCCGGCCTGAACCTCACAAACGCAGATCCCAGCAAAGCCCCTCACGTGGTGCTGGAGAACGGGGTGTGCGAATATGGGGGAGAGGCGTATGGCCTGAACGACGCCGGGCTGGGATGTGAAGGAGCCTCGCCGATCATCCTCGAGCCGTTGTATACCATCAACCAGTTCCAGCCGGGAGGGACCTACTGGCAGGATGCCGGGCGGAAATTCTGTCTGCAGCCCTCCTCCGCCCAGGGAGTGACCCTGGACCCGACGGCTCCCTACACGCCTACGGAGGGCTTCTGTGGCCCGAACACCCTCAGCACTTACCGCCTGGTGAACGAAGCGCTTTATTTTGTGAACGGAAATGTGACGGTGAAGATCCCCAGCGGTTGGACCACGCCGATCACCATCACCGTGGCCGCGACTGGGCGGATTAACGTAGACATGAAAAACTGTCCGGATATCGACGGGGATGGCCTCCCTGACTGTTCGCCGTTGTATGCTTACACGGCGAAGAGCCTTCTGTTCTTCAGTCCCGTGAAGGATGCCTCCACGCCGGTGATCCAGGTCAGTTCCCCCAATATTTACTGGAACGGCTTGATCTACGCGCCCGTCGGGCTGGTCCGTATGTCCAGCGCGGGCAACATCGTGACCGACGCGGGGGCCATCCTGGCCTGGCGGATCGATCTCTCGGGCAGCAATATTTCCATTATCGCTCAGCAGGGCCTGGGCCCGCTGGGGCGGCCGCGGATGAAACTGATCCGGTAGGAGGGAAGGGATGCGGCGGGGACAGGGGCTGGTGGAGCTGGCGCTCAGCCTGACGGTGTTG
The window above is part of the Thermoflexus hugenholtzii JAD2 genome. Proteins encoded here:
- the fabD gene encoding ACP S-malonyltransferase, which encodes MPPRLAFVFPGQGSQYVGMGRALYERYPEARAIFEEADRRLGYALSRLCFEGPEEQLNDTFYTQPALLTVSIAAYETWRTRGGLPPDWVAGHSLGEFSALVAAGALAFPDALRLVQERGRWMKWAGEQQPGAMAAVLGLERAALEEICAEAHRETGEAVVVANDNCPGQLVISGGQRAIARAGELARARGARRVIPLAVSIAAHSPLMAPAVEPFRSVLETIPFSPPRVPVIGNVEARPLDGHPDALRAELARQLIAPVRWTESVRYMVEQGAEIFIEFGPRDVLSGLIRRIAPHVRTLRVEDPETLTQALQALG
- a CDS encoding BMP family lipoprotein; its protein translation is MPKRIRIWALTALVFTLLLAACAQPATPAPTQPAAPTQAAEPAKKPFRVGLVTDVGKIDDKSFNQGTWEGVQKAVKELGVEAKYIETQDPNDYMKNIAQFADAGYDVIVTVGFALGEATREAAQKYPNVKFIGVDQFQESTIPNVAGLIFEEDKAGFMAGALAALMSKTGKIGAVLGTDAVPPVWRFGEGYRAGAKYVRPDVEVLVVYHNDVGLDKTFTDPEWGKSTALSLVDKGVDVIFGAGGKTGNGALIACAETKKCLAIGVDVDQYYTVPEARSVLLTSAMKDLTEGTFNLIKAAYEGKWQGGNVIGPVRLAPFHDLESQVPQEVRQKLAEIEKGLQDGTIKTNVPPAKPQ
- a CDS encoding glycoside hydrolase family 36 protein; its protein translation is MFTFLDPSGLRWTAGIALEAVDGQTWPSTAWRLVEEQRFPFSDLHGSGEELRQVFQAPGWEAIRLLRRYRAATAVRLLLRRRAASSIALRRAAVLTGPVAAPLPLSRWRFYRNGFHSWSFAGTTPVEGRDAGTLFGPLGAPMTFDVATPPGPPGVRRSDLVAALIVGERALIVGQITTADQFVKIELDTRGMPQLHVYAELDGISVAPEEEIPSEWVWVEIREVSDPDPFGDYAEAVARAMQPRIPPHAPSGWCSWYFYYTRVRDADIRSNLQALAAWREVLPVELIQIDDGFQTAVGEWTRFSPRFPEGVAPLAQEIREAGFTPGLWLAPFLAWPEAGVVRMHPDWLLRDARGRPVSAGFNWYRWLRALDPTHPGVEEWLRDLIRTVVHRWGFPYLKLDFLYAAALPGRRYDPKATRAQALRRGLRAIREAAGESAFLLGCGCPLGPAIGLVDGMRIGPDVAPHWEPRMFGLRRPFRAERSLPAARNAIRNTLTRSWMHRRWWWNDPDCLLLRVHATSLTEDEVRLMLTAVALSGGMVLVSDPVAELPEERRALWAALLPPTGERPEVRDLFEREFPRVMRRAGTLCGAPAVWVGLLNPEDRPWRAALPLSDLGLPESAWGFERWSGRAQRLRGNLPVDLPPHGAALWLLRPIRPGPQWVGSTLRIPPGAEVVEGEEEASWGRWVLRREARARGFVWLGIPDEGDVPEIRWNGRPCPTERAGEGLWRVELAFQGIGVLEACWTSP
- the ndk gene encoding nucleoside-diphosphate kinase; protein product: MERTLVLIKPDGVQRGLIGEIISRLERRGLKIVALKMMRITPELAARHYAVHQGKPFYEGLIRYITSGPVVAMVVEGPQAIEVVRKTMGATDPAKAEPGTIRADFGLTIGRNLVHGSDGPETAAFEIGLFFREDEILSYERAIDPWVLER
- a CDS encoding quinone oxidoreductase family protein, which codes for MRAVRIHQFGGPEVLQVDEIPIPTPGPGQVLVRLRAIGVNFIDTYHRTGLYRISLPFIPGQEGAGEVVAVGPGVTEFREGDRVAYAGVSGSYAEYNVVPADRLVKLPPAIDFPQAAAVLLQGITAQYLSVSTYPLKPGETCLIHAAAGGVGTLLVQMAKRRGARVIATVSSPAKAEVVRDLGADAVILYTEQDFEAEVKRLTDGRGVDVVYDSVGKDTFEKSLNCLRPRGYMVLFGQSSGPVPPIDPQILNQKGSLFLTRPSMWHYLLTREELLWRAGEVLHLVATGQLKVFIDSTFPLEQAAEAHRRLASRQTVGKILLIP